GCAGTGCTGAGTAATACTATCTGACCTGGCTTGCCCCATACATTTTCTGGGCAAATTCCTGACTCTGAAGGCAGCACTCCTCTCCATCCCTCAAACCCAAAGCTACAGCCCACACCTCTCTCCTGAGAATCCACAGCACTTACAACCCACCCACTGCTCATCTGTCATGCACCTCTGCCTCCCCTCCTGCAGTGGCTGTCCACACCTTGGTGAATGGCACCATATACCTATCTGGGTCATCCAAACTGGAAACCTAGGCATCAGTCTccattcctccctttctcttgATCTCTTCCCACCCTGCAACCAAACATGGCACCTATCAAGCTGTTTTGTAATGAATGACCTGTAAACTGTGTGGTCTCCCTTGTGAGACCCTAAGTAAGGAGAAGGCTACAATCTTATTTGTCTCAATTCACCAATGCACtcccagagcctagcacaggTCCTGGCTCACAAGTGCCAAGTAAAAATGTCTGCTGAAAAGAAACCAATCATCTGCTGCGCTGTTTtttggtgttgttgttgttttctgcaCAAAAGCCCTCTCCTAGCACTTTCCTGGATCAACTCTCACACAGGGACAAGCCTAGGTTGCTTGGTAAAGGTGGGAGCAGGTAACTCACCGTCTTTCATACTCCATGTCCTGATAGGGCCTGCGGGGGCTGCTGGGGCCCCTCCTCAGCCGCTGGCTCCGTTTCACTTCCCAGCCACCCCCGCTGCTGCCACCATGATCTGCCAGCCTGGGTGATGCCTCCTGCAGGGACTCTGGAGAGAGCAGAAGGAAGGGGTCAAGGCAGTTGGGGCAGAGAGGGCCTCCTTGAGAAACGCTTATTGTGAAGGCTTTCTGCTGTCCCTGAGCCCAGCGACGCTGTTTCCCAACTCCTAGCGCTCCTGTGGACCAGAGCAGGAAGGCAGTCCCTATTTGGCCTGCTGCTTCGTTTCCCTACAAACGTGAGGCTACAGCCGGCCGCCCTAGAAACAGCATGGCCTTCAGCAGACAGCATCTTGCAGAGACCCGGTGGTGCCACCAATTCTGTGATCAGGGCTTTGCCATCTGAGACTGGGAGACAAGTCAAGCCCGGAGCTACCTGCCCAGGGGGGCTCTAAGTGCTGGATGACTTGTCTGAGATCAGGCACATGAGGCATGGAGGCGAGACTTCACAACGGGAGTCCCAGGCACCCACCAGGCTTCTTCCATGAGCCCTCAGGTGCCATTTCATCCTCCCAAGAAGACGCTGGCTGCCCACTATGAGACAGCAGGAGACCACGAAAGGCTCAGGGGGCGAAGGGGTAACTTGGCAATGAGACAGCTGCCGCCTCCCTAGGCTCCCAGCCAACACAGTTTTGGCCCTCACAGGGCAACTGGCTCAGCCCTGAGCCCTGTCTCTTATGCACAGCCAGGTCCCCCAAGGCGGCTCCCTCCCCAGGGCTCCGGGCCCAAGTTATTCAGACGTAATAAGGAGCCCTTTCGGAGCCTGTTTTGAACCGCCGTTACTCTGCTGGGATGGAAGGGCAGTCCCTTCCCGCAACCCTCTGGGCTGCGGTGAGAACGAAGGAAGGCCTGAGAGCCATGTGACCGGGCCAGGGGTCACCACGAAGTATCCCAGAATCTTCAGGCCCCACCCTCTAAACAAGAATCAGGCAAAGTCAGGCGTTAACAGCACCTGCCCAACACTAGGTTGCCACCACACCTTTCCTCCTTGTATACACTCACACcaatcttctcttcctcttcaagCCACAGGGAACCAGAGTTACCTGCTCCCAGATGGGTAAGAGTTAGAATCACAACCAGGGGCCCCAGTAGATGAGAGCCAGAGACAAAACCCTCAGTAGATCTGGAAAAGGGGCCAGAGTCATACACTGGTATCCACAACAGATAGGGACCAAAGTCACAGACTCGAGCCCCGAATAACTACGGGCCAAAATCACAGACAGGAACCCACAATCAACACGGGCCATAATCACACACTGAGGCCCCCTTTCACAGGATGAGAGTCAGAGTAACAGATAcgaacccccccccaaaaaaaaagaaggggaaataagTCTTACACACGTTCCTTgcactccccgcccccacccagtAAGTGGATTAGGGCCAATCGTAAGAAGACTTTCTATGGATAAGGACCCCTCCCCATGGATAAGGACCAGGGTTAGACACACACTCCGAGGATAGAGACCCGAGTCATACCGacgttctccctcctcccccacccaagAATAAGGACCAGAGCCACAAAACACTTCCCCATGGGTAGGTAAGTACCAAAGTCACACACGAGAGCAGAGAGCACACTTCCATGAATAAAAAGCAAAGTCGCAGACACCCGCCTCCCACGGATAAAGTTCGGCGTCGCAGACACACTGAGCCACGGTAGCCCACTCCCATTcgtccctcccttcccccaacccgCGTGCACCCATCCAGTGTCCCAATCGCGCACGCGCCTCTGCTctctaaaggagaaaaacaaaaaacaaaaagacacccCCTCCCCGGCTCAGCGTGCAAGCATCGATCGGTTCTTCGCGAAGCCCAGACCCGCCGCCCGCAGTCCGCCCTCCCGCCTCCTCTACGCACCCCGTCCCCCACCCGGGCCCCTTACCTCCGCCCCCACGATCAGCGTCGACGCTCACCTTCTCGGCCCGGGCTGTCAAGGGAGGGCTCTCGGACATCACCTCGGCCCGCCGCCACCTCCTCCAACTCTCCCAGCTCAGCCGGAGCCGATCCGCGCAGCTACCAAGTCCGAGGCTAGGGGCGGAAGGGCGGAGGAGGGGGGGAAGggcggaggagggagggagggaggggagaagcgCGAGGCGCGCTACCCTCCCCTGGAAACCCACTGCCGCCCACTCCCAGCCGGCCGCGATCACCAGCACAAAATGGCGACGACAAGAAGGGAGCCGGCGCTTCGACCACCATCCACCTACTAAGGGAGCGGGCTCTGGCCTGCCCAGTCTATTGGTCGCCGTCCGCCATCGGCCAGCCCCGGCTTGCTCTGATTGGCAAGTGTACGCCACCTCCCCGCTCCCCGTGTGTACGCCCACAAGTCGAGAAAAGGAGCAGCAATTGGCCAATCCGGCGAGGCGCTTTTAAGAAAGCTTGGCTTCCTTCTAAGATGAAAGGCCAACGGAAGCTCCGCCCTTCTCGCAAGAGGGCGAGGGAGCTCTCTGTGCGATTGGTTGGAACGGAATCTACACAAGTgctacatttattttctcagctCGGGACCTATTTAGTGCGGCGGGGGCGGAGCGACAATTCTCGCGCTCGGACCAGGTGCAGCTGCGCAGTCACATTTCCGTCCCCGCCCCCGAGAAACTGCAGAACGATCTGTCATGGCGGCCGGGATGTTAGGTTTGTGCGGCCGCCGCCTTTTGGCGGTGGCGGCGAGGCGAGGGTTCCCGGCTGCCCGTGTCCGCTGGGAATCCAGCTCCTCCAGGGCTGTGATCGCCCCGTCCGCTGTGGCGGGAAAGCGGCCGCCGGAACCGACTTTACGCTGGCAGGAGGACCCAGATCCCGAGGACGAAAACCTCTATGAgaaggtgagagggaggggaaaCGGGACGCCGGAAGGGTCAATCGGGGACCGGCGGATGGGGCGCCGTAGAGGACGTTCTTAGTCGGCTGAAGATTGCGCAGCTGGCGAAATCCTCGAAGATTTGGGAATTTTGCCTAGCTTGTTTTCCTCCTTTGTCCCCCGATCACCTTCGGGTTCAGGGCCAGAGGCGAGATCGGCCTTATTTTGCAGACAGATATCAACCCTGAAGTGGACATTGCTCAAAACACATTTGAAGCAATATAACAACGGTAATACTAAACACTGATATAGCGCTTGCTCAGGTGTTTGAAACACTTTagatatattaactcatttaatcctcataacagcctTATTTCGAGGTAGGTAGTATTAGTGTACCCattctacaaatgaggaaactgaagcataaagatgttaagtgacttgtccaagctCACATAACTGAATGTGTGGTGGAGCCAGGTCTGCTGTGCTATACCGATATCAGAGACTGAAATCAGAACGCCTGGGTTGGAATACAggcagtgaccttgggcaagtagctAAACCCCTTGGTGCCTCAATTTCTATGTAAGATGGGGGAAGTGTTAGGACACCttctaagtaaataaaatactacAGTACACCTGCCTCGTGTAATTAAATGAGTCAAAATGCTCAAAACAGCAGGTGGCACTTAGTAAGTACTCACCATCAGAAGGTGTTAATTATTCTTGCCACTTTCCACTTCACTGGGATATTGTGCAGTCTGTGCTTGTGAAAAggcctggcatataataggtaCTTCATTAATACTAATCTCTGGTTGACGGGCTGGGATATATAGgatgcttattcatttattcattcattctgtaaCTATGTATTGAGGGCCTGCTGTAATGCCAGGTTAAGTTCAGGGTGCTTAGGGATTCAGCAGTATGGAAATCAGATAAAGCCCTTGCTTTCACAGAGCTTACGCGGTAGTGGAGAATactgaaaataaacatgtaaaatgtCAGAAAACAGTAATATAGAGTATGTAATCAATAATATAAGATGATGTGATCAGAGGATTTGGAGGATATGCTACTTTGTTAAACTAGTAAATGCTAGAAAGTTAAGCAAGGTAAGAGGATGGAGAGTGACTTGGGGGTAGGGAGTTAATAGGTTGAGCCATTTTTGACCTGTAAAAATGGCAGTTTTCTATAGTTCAACTTAATAGATAAGGTGACTAGGGAGTGCCTCCTAAGGGGAGTGAAGATGAAGCCAAAACCTTGaatgaggagacagatccagccACGACTAGATCTGGGGGAAAGGCTTTCCAGGcggagggaacagcaggtgcaaaggccctgtggtgggaaGGAGCTTGACAAGTCCTAAGAATAGAGAGGAAtttagggagggaggggagattgGTCCAAGGTGAAATTGGAGACCAGGTTATGCAGTGCCAGCATAAGGCTTTGTGGAGCAGCAGGAAGCCCTCATTGACCTCTTCTTCTCTTTGCCATAGAACCCAGACTCCCACGGTTATGACAGGGACCCTGCTGTGGACCTCTGGAACATGCGGGTCATCTTCTTCTTTGGCTTCTCCATCATCTTGGTCCTTGGCAGCACCTTTGTGGCTTATCTGCCTGACTACAGGTGCATGGGGTGTCAAAGAGAGTGGGACGGGTCGGGGCAGAAGCAGGGGTGGAGATTGAAGGAGACTGCCAGAAATCCTGTCCTTGGGGAGCTAAGATGGGGATTGGTGTCCATTGAGGCTCCCTCACGTCTACCCCCACGCTGCTGCCTCCAGGATGCAGGAGTGGGCCCGTCGGGAAGCTGAGAGGCTTGTAAAATACCGAGAGGCCAATGGCCTCCCCATCATGGACTCCAACTGCTTCGACCCCAGCAAGATCCAGCTGTCAGAGGATGAGGACTGACCGGTTACTGAAAGGGGCTTAAGAAGCACCACCTTCTCCACCCCTTGTCTGCCATTCTGCCCTCTCTTCAGAGCACCTAATTAAAGGGACT
Above is a window of Mesoplodon densirostris isolate mMesDen1 chromosome X, mMesDen1 primary haplotype, whole genome shotgun sequence DNA encoding:
- the NDUFB11 gene encoding NADH dehydrogenase [ubiquinone] 1 beta subcomplex subunit 11, mitochondrial, encoding MAAGMLGLCGRRLLAVAARRGFPAARVRWESSSSRAVIAPSAVAGKRPPEPTLRWQEDPDPEDENLYEKNPDSHGYDRDPAVDLWNMRVIFFFGFSIILVLGSTFVAYLPDYRMQEWARREAERLVKYREANGLPIMDSNCFDPSKIQLSEDED